Within the uncultured Methanobrevibacter sp. genome, the region TAGCACAAATAAATTGACAGTACCATATAAAACATCCAATATTGGTGTAACTGGTCCTTTTAGAGATAGTAGAATTTTTTGTGTAGTTGATAGAGTTATATTATGTTCATTTTCTAGTTCTGCTATTTTTTCCCGTGTTTCGTTTATTAGTTGGTTTCCTTCATAAATCATTTAAATCACCGTTTTAAATTTCTTTAAAATATGAAATTGGGAATATTTCCTTAATCCACATGAGTATTTCATTGTTGCTTATAATAACATAATCACGAGCCAACATTTCTTCGTCAGTATCAAATATCTCTTTTAATTTATCGCTGGCTTTTTCAATATAAATATTGTTTATTTCTCTTCTGGATTCTATTCGGTAATTTTTTAAGATTCTTCCAATTGGTATATCTGCTCTAATCAAATCTGAGCATATTTCTTCACTACATCGGTACAATGGGATGTGTGATATTGCGTATATTAAAGGTTGTTCGTCTTTATGCATTATAACTTCTCTAAAGTTAATTTCTGTACCGACATCAACATTAACCAATTTTGCATGCTCTTCATCTGCATCTTCAAAATGCTGGTCAATGGTGGTCAAAGTGATTTTGCCATACAGCACATCTAAAATGGCTGTTATTGATCCGTCAGTAGTCAACAGTATTTTTTGTGTATTTGAGAAGTTTTTGTTGTTTTCTTGTTCGAGAGTGTTGATTTTTTCGATTAAACGTTTATTGGCTTCGTTTTTTGATTTTTCCATTTTGATCACTTATAAATCTTTTGGATTGGTAATTACTCCAGTAATTGCTGAAGCAGCTACTACTTTAGAATTTGATAAGTATACTGAGGATTTAGGGTCCCCCATTCTTCCTTTGAAGTTCCTGTTTGTTGTTGATATGCAGACTTCTCCTTCAGATAACACGCCCATATGTCCACCTAAACATGGTCCGCATCCAGGATTGCAAATGATTGCTCCGGCGTCAATGAATGTTTCAATATATCCTTCATGCATTGCCTGTTTGTAGATTTCACGGGAAGCAGGAAGTATCAACAACCTTACATCATCATTAATCTTTTTATTTTCAAGTATCTCACATGCATCTTTCAAATCGGATAATCTGCCGTTGGTACATGAACCTATTAAGCACTGGTCAATATGTGTTCCTTCAATCTGTGATATTCCTTTAACGTTGTCAACATCATTTGGACATGCAATCTGAGGCTCCATATCATCAATATCAAAGTGCATTTCCTTTTTATAATTGCAATCCTTATCTGATTTTACAATATTCAATTCAGATTCACGTTTGCCGGTTCTTTGGCAAATGTAATCAATGACTTCACGGTTTGGTTCCATTATTCCATTTTTGGCACCCATTTCAATGGCCATGTTGCACATGGTTGCTCTTCCTTCAACGCCCATATTTTCAATGCTTTCTCCACAGAATTCGGCGGTCTGATATGTTGCGCCTGCGATTCCAACCTCTCCAATGATATTTAAGATGATATCTTTTGGTGCAATATATTCATTCAATTCTCCTGTGATTTCCATTTTAATGGCTTCAGGCACCATAAACCATGTTTTTCCTGTAGCCCAAACCATTGCAAGGTCAGTTGCTCCCATACCTGTTGAAAATGCTCCAAATGCACCATAAGTGCAGGTATGTGAATCGGCACCTACAATAACTTTTCCAGGTTCCACCAAACCCATTTCTGGAACTACCTGGTGGCAGATTCCTTCACCGTGAATAAAATTTTTAGTAATATTTTGACTTTTAATAAAATCACGACAAACCTTTTGAAACTCAGCTGAACCTATTGTATTAGCTGGAATGTTGTGATCAAAAATAATGGCTATTTTATCACTGTCCCAAACTTTATCAGCCACTTTTTCAAAAGTTTTTATGGCAGGGGGAGAAGTTCCGTCATGTGACATCGCAAGATCAACTGGAATTTCGATTATTTCGCCGGGACTTACTTCATGGCCTGCTTTTTTTGATAAAATTTTTTCAGTAATATTCATGCTGTTACCTTATTTTTTTGTATTTTTGACAATTTCTTTGAAAACGCTGTCGTTGATGTATTTTCCTTCTTCTCTTTGCTTTTTGACTTGTCTTACAATTTCAATAAGCTCATCATCACTGACATCAAGTTCACATTCACTTAATTTTGCCCTTACCGCTCTGCATCCAGAGTGTTTTCCTAAAACGAGCTGTCTTTTTTGACCAACTAATTCAGGAACATATGGTTCATAGCATAACGGTTCTTCAATTACAGCATCAACATGAATTCCGGATTCGTGTCTGAATACATTATTTCCAACGACAGGTTTATTATATGGGATTGGAAGACCGCTGGCATTTGATACGAGGTCGGATAACTCCTTGATATATTTGGTTTTGAATCCTAAATCTTTTCCATAAAGAATTTTCAAGGCCATGATGAGTTCTTCAAGGGAAGCATTACCTGCCCTCTCACCAATACCGTTCACTGTTGTGGATATACCTTTGGCACCTGCAAGAACTCCTGTAATTGAATTGATGACGGCAAGACCGAAATCGTTGTGGCAGTGAAGAGCTATATTTACATCAATGTCCTTTACAAGCTCTCTGACCATATAATCAATACCTTGTGGAGTAATTGCACCTGTAGTGTCTGCTATATGGACTCTGTCAGCTCCACAGTCCTGAGCTTTCAAGTAAATTCTTTTCAAAAATTCGATATCGGTTCTTGTAGCATCTTCTGCTGAAAATGCAACATATAAACCATGATCTTTAGCATAATCAACCGCAGTTTCACACAGGTTTATTGCATCCTGACGGGTAATGTGCATTTTATGGTCTAAATGAATATCTGAAGTTCCTACAAAGGTAATGATTCCATCCACATCACAGTCAAGTGCAGCATCAATATCTTCAGGTTTTGTCCTTGTCAATGCTAATATATCAGCATCAAAGCCTTCATTGGCTATTGTTTTAACAGATTCTCTTTCTCTTTGAGATACGATTGGAAAACCTGCTTCAATTTGATGAATTTTAAATTGATCAAGCTTTCTAGCTATTTCAAGCTTGTCATTAAGGCTAAAACAAACTCCTGGGGTTTGTTCACCATCTCTTAAAGTTGTATCATAAATAATAAAATCTTTTGGAAAGGCTATTTCACTTTCCTTATTATAATGACTTATAAAATATTGCAAATTATCACTTCTTAAATTTAGTATATATAATATTTATATTACTTTGTCATATTATTATAGGTTTTCTAAAAGTTCAAGATATGATGTTCTTTCAAAACCTTCTGTGATGCCTAATTTTTCAAATAATTCAAAAATGCTTTTTTGAGCATCATCATAGTCATTGCCGTCTTCAAGAGAAATTTCTATTTCCATATAATGATTTAATCCTTCAACATCATCCAATGAAATTTCAAAATTTTCATAAGTGTAATATTGGCGGTTTTTTCTGACGGTTCTGACTTCCTTAAATCCTATTTCTTCAAAAATATCTTTTGCTTTGCCGGCACTTTCAATGCTCATCTCGACTTCTTTTCTAGTTTTGGCATCTTTGTTAAGTTTCGGACCTTTGTAAGTGATGAAAATATTATTGTTTGTTGTTCTAATCCTTAAAGCTTCATCTGTTTGCGCAAAATCCACAATTGGACTTGCAAAATAGATGTCTTCTTGGAATTCCTTTTTACTTTTGATCGCACCTAGATTTTCTAGTCTTTTTTCCATTTCCTCAAAGCTATCGATTTTAGCTTTCACTTCAACTTCTATCATTTTTATCAACTAATTATTTTTTTTGTTTTGTCGATTGTTATATATTACTGAATTTTTCAAATTGCGTTAAAGTTAATATTTTTATTAAATTATGGGGGTGAATTATTAAATTTATTTGGGTCTTTTTGTAGGTTATCCATTTATTTCTCCATCGTTTTTTTGAAAGTAATTTCAAAATTCAAAAGTTATTTTTCTTAATTGAATAATCAATTTTTAAAAAATTAATCCAAACTTAATGATTTTATAAATGACCCATTAAAATGTAGCAACATTTATAAATAAGTAGGTTCTATATACTGTTTTAATTTTATATATAATTAAAATACTTATTTTCAAAATTTAAAATTTTTAACTTTTTTTGCAATTTTCAATATATACTTTAAATAAACATACATTTATATACTATTTAAATTAAATATTTTATTAGTAAAAATTTAACTGATTTTTTGTTTTCTTAAATTTTACTTACTTATTTTAAAAACACAATTGGAGGTTTTAAATTGACCGATGTTGACATAAAAATTGAAAACATTGTTGCTTCTGCAAGCATTGGTAAAGACATAGTTCTTACTGAAGTGTCTCAAGCTTTGGAAGGGGTTAATTTTAATCGTGAACAGTTTCCGGGATTAGTTTTTAAACTTAAAGATCCTAAAACAGCAGCATTAATTTTTAGCTCTGGTAAGCTTGTATGTACTGGAGCAAAGTCTATAGATGATTCCAAATTGGCAATCAAAAAAACTGTGGACTTAATGAGGACTGTCGACACCGACATTCCTGAAGAATTTGAAATTAAAATTCAAAATATTGTGGCTTCTGCAAACTTAGAATCCACATTAAACCTAGAAGCAGTAGCTTTAGAACTTGAAGATACTGAATACGAACCGGAACAATTCCCTGGTTTAGTATATAGGTTATCCGACCCTAAAGTGGTCTTATTATTATTTGGTTCTGGTAAAGTTGTATGTACTGGAGCTAAAACAAAAAGCGATGCCAAACTTGGTGTCGAAAGAGCTTACGACAGATTAAGTGAGCTAGATTTAATATAATTGGTGGTATTATTGATTAAACTTGTAGTATTTGACTTAGATAACGTTATTATTGATGGTGAAGCGATAGATGAGATAGGAAAATTAGCAAATGTTGAAGATGAAATAGCTGAAATTACTGAAAAGGCTATGCAAGGTGAAATAGACTTTGAAACTTCTATTAAAGACAGAGTTAAACTTCTTGAAGGAACTTCTATTGAAGAAATAGAAAAAGTTGCTGATGAACTTCCATTAATGCCTGGAGCTGAAGAAACCATCAATGCTTTAAAAGAAAAAGATTTAGATGTAGCTATTATTAGTGGTAGTTTTGATGTAGTGGCTGAAAAAGTTAAAGATAAACTTGGAGTTGACGCAGTTTATACTAATAGTTTCTCAGTCGAAGATGGTAAATTAACTGGTGAAGTGACTGGTCCTTTAGTATCCGGATCTAAATTAGATGTATTAAAAGACCATGTTGAAAAAGCAGAAATTACATTAGATGATGTAGTTGCTGTTGGAGATGGCGCTAATGACATTTCCATGATTGAATCAGCAGGTTGCGGAATTGCATTCAATGCTAAAGATTCTGTAAAAGAAATTGCTGATATTGTAGTAGAAGAAAAAGACTTAACAAAAGTCTTAGATGAAATTGTTAATCAATTAACCACTGATGATGCTGAAACTGAAACTGTAGAAGAAGAAGCTCAAGAAGCTGAAGAAGAAGTAGTTGAGGAAGCTGCTGAAGAAGAAGCTCAAGAAGCTGAAGAAGAAGTAGTTGAAGATGCTGCTGAAGAAGAAGCTCAAGAAGCTGAAGAAGAAGTAGTTGAGGAAGCTGCTGAAGAAGAAGCTCAAGAAGAAAAACCTAAAAAAGCTGATAAAGGTCTTCCTAAATCTGATTTTGTTCTCGCTGACACTATGGAAGGTGTAAGAAAACAAAAAGATGAAAAAGAAGCTGAAATCTCCAAAGTTGCTGAAGAAAGGGAAGAATATAACAAAATAGCTAAAGAACAACGTAAAATTAGGGATGAATTAAACGCATCTTTAAAAGAAAACTTAAATAAAGCTATTGAGTACAGAAACGAGCGTAATGAAATCAACAAAGCTGTTGAAGCTGCTAAAAAAGCTCGTAACGATGCTAATAATAAAATTAAAAATCTTGAATGGTCTTCCGGTAAACGTGACAAAATCAAAATAGAAAACGAAATCAAAAAAATCGATAAAATTATTGAAACTCGCGTTTTAGACATCAAGAAAGAAAATCAGCTTGTTAAAAATGCTAATGATTTAAGAAAACAGTTAATGGATATTCACGAAGATGAATCCGTTAAATCTGAAGCTCAAGAGCTCAAAAAATTATCTGAAGAAGAGCATGAAAAAGTTATTGAACTTTCCGAAAAAGCTCAAACAGCTCACGAAGAAATGCTTAAATACTTCAGAAAAACTGATGACATTAGAACTGCAGCTGACGAAGCTCACAAAAAATTCATTGAAGCTCGTAAAAATGCTTCAGCTAAACATGAAGAATTCAAAGCTATCTTAAGCGATATTCACGTCATTAACAAAAAATTAGGTTCCAACAAACCTAGACGTAGAAAATCTGAAAATAAAAGTTCTTCTGGCGGTAACAAAAACCGTGAAGAAAAAGAAAGAGCTGAAGAAATCTTTGAAAAATTCAAACAAGGTGGAAAAGTCTCTACTGAAGAGATTTTACTCTTACAAAAATACAACATAGGTTAATTACATTAACCTCTTTTTTTTACTTTTTTTAGGGTTTTACAATGTCTGAAGAAAAAATCGAAACTTGTTTTATCTGTGGCAAAAAATTTGATATGAATAAGGCAGACCTTGCATATTATAGAAATGGCCAATTTCCAATATGTGATTTTTGTGCTGACTTCTATCGTTTTTATAATGAAGACTTAACTTCTAAAAATGAATAATTGCTTATTTTTTTATATTTAAAATTTTTTCTGGTTTTTTGGATATTCTTTTTCTGTTAATGCAATTTTTTTTTAAACTTTTCAATAGTAATATTTTTATATTAAAAATTTCATTAAAATAATTTATAAAAAATTGAGGTAGGAAGAGTATCATGCATGAAGTAATAATTTGCGAAAAACCAAATTCTGCTGAAAAAATTGCTAAAGCACTGTCACCCAGTGCCAAAAAGAAAGTTTATAACAAGAAAGTTAAATATTGGGAACTTAAAAAGGATTCTAAAGATATTACCGTTGTTTCTGCAGTGGGACATCTTTATTCATTAACTCCTAATAATCCTAAAGACAAGGTTTATTTTGATCTCCGCTGGGCTCCTGCTTATGAGGTCAACAAGAGAGGAAGCGGTTTTACCAAGGATTATGTTCGAGCCATTAAAAAACTTGGAAAAAATGCAGATTCCTATGTTCATGCATGCGATTACGATACTGAAGGAACTCTGATTGGATATAATGCTTTAAAATATGCCTGCGGACAAAATAATCTTAGTAAAATTTCCCGTATGAAGTTTTCAACATTAACTAAAAAGGATTTGCTTGAAGCATACGACAACAGAATTGATTTGGACATGAATCAGGTGGATACTGGTATTGCAAGGCATGTTTTGGATTATTATTTCGGTGTTAACATTTCCAAAGCTTTGATGAAATCCGTAAGCAATGCAAAGCACAGATTTTTAAAATTATCTGCCGGAAGGGTTCAAACTCCAACTTTGTCCATTTTGGTAGATCGTGAAAAAGAAATCAAAGAATTTGTTCCTGAACCTTATTGGTTGATTAGGGCCATTTTAGATGGAAACATTGAGGTTA harbors:
- a CDS encoding chorismate lyase gives rise to the protein MEKSKNEANKRLIEKINTLEQENNKNFSNTQKILLTTDGSITAILDVLYGKITLTTIDQHFEDADEEHAKLVNVDVGTEINFREVIMHKDEQPLIYAISHIPLYRCSEEICSDLIRADIPIGRILKNYRIESRREINNIYIEKASDKLKEIFDTDEEMLARDYVIISNNEILMWIKEIFPISYFKEI
- a CDS encoding homocitrate synthase family protein: MQYFISHYNKESEIAFPKDFIIYDTTLRDGEQTPGVCFSLNDKLEIARKLDQFKIHQIEAGFPIVSQRERESVKTIANEGFDADILALTRTKPEDIDAALDCDVDGIITFVGTSDIHLDHKMHITRQDAINLCETAVDYAKDHGLYVAFSAEDATRTDIEFLKRIYLKAQDCGADRVHIADTTGAITPQGIDYMVRELVKDIDVNIALHCHNDFGLAVINSITGVLAGAKGISTTVNGIGERAGNASLEELIMALKILYGKDLGFKTKYIKELSDLVSNASGLPIPYNKPVVGNNVFRHESGIHVDAVIEEPLCYEPYVPELVGQKRQLVLGKHSGCRAVRAKLSECELDVSDDELIEIVRQVKKQREEGKYINDSVFKEIVKNTKK
- the serB gene encoding phosphoserine phosphatase SerB, which translates into the protein MIKLVVFDLDNVIIDGEAIDEIGKLANVEDEIAEITEKAMQGEIDFETSIKDRVKLLEGTSIEEIEKVADELPLMPGAEETINALKEKDLDVAIISGSFDVVAEKVKDKLGVDAVYTNSFSVEDGKLTGEVTGPLVSGSKLDVLKDHVEKAEITLDDVVAVGDGANDISMIESAGCGIAFNAKDSVKEIADIVVEEKDLTKVLDEIVNQLTTDDAETETVEEEAQEAEEEVVEEAAEEEAQEAEEEVVEDAAEEEAQEAEEEVVEEAAEEEAQEEKPKKADKGLPKSDFVLADTMEGVRKQKDEKEAEISKVAEEREEYNKIAKEQRKIRDELNASLKENLNKAIEYRNERNEINKAVEAAKKARNDANNKIKNLEWSSGKRDKIKIENEIKKIDKIIETRVLDIKKENQLVKNANDLRKQLMDIHEDESVKSEAQELKKLSEEEHEKVIELSEKAQTAHEEMLKYFRKTDDIRTAADEAHKKFIEARKNASAKHEEFKAILSDIHVINKKLGSNKPRRRKSENKSSSGGNKNREEKERAEEIFEKFKQGGKVSTEEILLLQKYNIG
- the cyaB gene encoding class IV adenylate cyclase yields the protein MIEVEVKAKIDSFEEMEKRLENLGAIKSKKEFQEDIYFASPIVDFAQTDEALRIRTTNNNIFITYKGPKLNKDAKTRKEVEMSIESAGKAKDIFEEIGFKEVRTVRKNRQYYTYENFEISLDDVEGLNHYMEIEISLEDGNDYDDAQKSIFELFEKLGITEGFERTSYLELLENL
- a CDS encoding TATA-box-binding protein — its product is MTDVDIKIENIVASASIGKDIVLTEVSQALEGVNFNREQFPGLVFKLKDPKTAALIFSSGKLVCTGAKSIDDSKLAIKKTVDLMRTVDTDIPEEFEIKIQNIVASANLESTLNLEAVALELEDTEYEPEQFPGLVYRLSDPKVVLLLFGSGKVVCTGAKTKSDAKLGVERAYDRLSELDLI
- the hacA gene encoding homoaconitase large subunit, yielding MNITEKILSKKAGHEVSPGEIIEIPVDLAMSHDGTSPPAIKTFEKVADKVWDSDKIAIIFDHNIPANTIGSAEFQKVCRDFIKSQNITKNFIHGEGICHQVVPEMGLVEPGKVIVGADSHTCTYGAFGAFSTGMGATDLAMVWATGKTWFMVPEAIKMEITGELNEYIAPKDIILNIIGEVGIAGATYQTAEFCGESIENMGVEGRATMCNMAIEMGAKNGIMEPNREVIDYICQRTGKRESELNIVKSDKDCNYKKEMHFDIDDMEPQIACPNDVDNVKGISQIEGTHIDQCLIGSCTNGRLSDLKDACEILENKKINDDVRLLILPASREIYKQAMHEGYIETFIDAGAIICNPGCGPCLGGHMGVLSEGEVCISTTNRNFKGRMGDPKSSVYLSNSKVVAASAITGVITNPKDL